Proteins encoded together in one Miscanthus floridulus cultivar M001 chromosome 16, ASM1932011v1, whole genome shotgun sequence window:
- the LOC136511845 gene encoding LOW QUALITY PROTEIN: protein BONZAI 3-like (The sequence of the model RefSeq protein was modified relative to this genomic sequence to represent the inferred CDS: deleted 1 base in 1 codon) has product MGGCFSLDGDVRGGMEAVGGGGGVRSQGGAAVASAQQGGPNDAVDYFFQTRGLRGLYTPIELSFSASKLRNLDAFSKSDPMLVVYTNIKGKLEEIGRTEVILNSLEPSWITKVTMSYQFEIVQPLIFRIYDIDTKYHNTPVKMLNLSQQDFLGEACCNLSEIVTKFNHSLTLNVRSDCGHGLHGTITVHAEESDSSRMAVEMTLHCVNLENKDVFSKSDPFLRISKVVETAGPIPICKTEVVPDNLNPVWRPITLTSQQYGSKDNPLLVECFDFNSSGDHVLIGAFQTTITQLENLYTSKSGANFYSHKGQRKMKGQLFVDKLQETVQHTFLDYISSGFELNFMVAVDFTASNGDPRVPQSLHYIDPSGRPNSYQQAILGVGEVLQFYDTDRRFPAWGFGARAQGHVSHCFNLNTATNDCEVVGVEGIMSAYTSSLYSVSLAGPTLFGPVINKAAEIASQSLQYSNNKYFVLLIITDGVLTDIQETKDCIVRASDLPLSILIVGVGNADFKQMEILDADNGKRLESSTGRIATRDVVQFVPMREVQGGEISVVQSLLEELPGQFLQYMRTRGIKPQQQQAPGLASAPVYPPQQ; this is encoded by the exons aTGGGAGGGTGCTTCTCCTTGGACGGCGACGTGCGCGGCGGCATGGaggccgtcggcggcggcggcggcgtgaggaGCCAGGGCGGTGCGGCGGTGGCGTCTGCCCAGCAGGGCGGGCCGAACGACGCGGTCGACTATTTCTTCCAGACGCGCGGCCTCCGCGGCCTCTACACGCCCATCGAG CTATCATTTTCAGCATCGAAGTTGCGGAATTTAGATGCATTTTCAAAG AGTGATCCTATGCTAGTGGTCTACACTAACATAAAAGGAAAACTAGAGGAGATTGGCCGTACTGAAGTGATTTTAAATTCACTGGAGCCCTCATGGATCACAAAGGTTACAATGTCTTACCAATTTGAGATTGTGCAACCACTCAT ATTCAGGATATATGATATTGACACAAAGTACCACAACACTCCAGTGAAG ATGTTGAATTTGTCTCAGCAAGATTTTCTGGGGGAAGCATGCTGCAACTTATCAGAG ATTGTAACAAAATTTAACCATAGCCTGACATTGAATGTTCGGAGTGATTGTGGACATGGACTTCATGGAACAATCACAGTACATGCTGAAGAAAGTGACTCCTCTAGAATGGCAGTTGAGATGACTCTGCATTGCGTGAACTTGGAAAACAAAGATGTGTTCTCCAAAAGT GATCCCTTCTTAAGAATATCTAAAGTGGTAGAGACTGCTGGTCCCATTCCTATCTGCAAAACGGAAGTAGTACCTGACAACTTGAACCCTGTTTGGAGGCCAATCACTTTAACATCACAGCAGTATGGAAGCAAG GATAACCCACTTCTAGTTGAGTGTTTTGATTTTAATTCCAGTGGTGACCATGTACTGATAGG GGCCTTCCAGACAACTATTACTCAGCTTGAAAATCTATATACCTCAAAGTCTGGAGCAAATTTTTACAGCCACAAGGGACAAAGAAAG ATGAAAGGACAATTGTTTGTGGACAAGTTGCAGGAAACAGTCCAGCATACTTTCTTAGACTATATTTCCAGTGGATTTGAGCTCAATTTCATGGTGGCTGTAGATTTTACTG CTTCGAATGGAGACCCACGTGTACCACAGTCCTTGCACTACATTGACCCCTCTGGCAGACCTAATTCGTATCAACAG GCAATACTTGGGGTTGGAGAAGTTCTGCAGTTTTATGACACTGATAGGCGATTTCCTGCATGGGGTTTTGGAGCAAGGGCTCAAGGTCATGTATCACATTGTTTTAACTTGAATACTGCTACAAATGACTGTGAG GTGGTTGGAGTTGAAGGCATTATGTCCGCATACACCTCTTCTCTTTACAGTGTTTCCCTTGCTGGGCCGACTCTGTTCGGGCCAGTGATCAACAAAGCTGCAGAAATTGCAAGCCAGTCCCTTCAATATTCAAACAATAAATATTTTGTCCTTCTCATTATCACG GATGGAGTTCTCACTGACATCCAAGAAACAAAAGATTGTATTGTAAGGGCATCAGACCTGCCATTGTCGATTCTCATTGTCGGCGTTGGAAACGCTGATTTCAAACAAATGGAG ATCTTAGACGCAGACAACGGTAAGCGACTGGAAAGCTCTACTGGCAGGATTGCGACACGCGAC GTCGTCCAGTTTGTCCCCATGAGGGAAGTCCAAG GTGGGGAGATCTCCGTCGTACAATCTCTTCTGGAGGAACTGCCCGGTCAGTTCCTGCAGTACATGCGCACTCGGGGGATcaagccacagcagcagcaggctccgGGGCTTGCTTCAGCGCCCGTTTACCCTCCTCAGCAGTGA